From a single Nicotiana tomentosiformis chromosome 2, ASM39032v3, whole genome shotgun sequence genomic region:
- the LOC138905827 gene encoding uncharacterized protein, with the protein MVYLGRQGQSQIQQPQRLREFFECGGTGNVPQQGYNSMVPASVALQPTYPARAGGQTARGGIIPVCYRDASVLFDPGSTYSYVSSYFASYLDMYRDSLSAHVYMSTPVGDSIMVDRVYRACLVIIGSCESRVDLLTLHMVDFDVILGMDWLLPYHTILDCHAKTVTLAFPGLP; encoded by the coding sequence ATGGTTTATTTGGGTCGTCAAGGTCAGTCTCAGATTCAGCAGCCACAACGGCTGAGAGAGTTCTTTGAGTGTGGAGGTACGGGTAATGTGCCTCAACAGGGTTATAATTCCATGGTTCCGGCATCGGTTGCTCTACAACCCACTTATCCAGCTAGAGCtgggggtcagacagctagaggaggtattattccagtttgctatagagatgcatcagttctatttgatccaggctccacttattcatatgtgtcatcctattttgcttcatatctagaCATGTatcgtgattccttgagtgctcATGTTTACATGTCTACTCCTGTCggagattctattatggtagaccgGGTATATCGTGCTTGTTTGGTCATCATCGGGAGCTGTGAGAGTAGGGTAGATCTTCTAACTCTtcatatggtggattttgatgtgatcttaggcatggattggttgctACCTTATCATactattttggattgtcacgcgAAGACTGTGACATTAGCCTTTCCAGGGTTGCCTTGA
- the LOC138905828 gene encoding uncharacterized protein → MAHPHHSLFPDLLQLPGIGEEKQDNNPGLVKDYYRDTCPQAQDIYFPYCVLTAWKEHIVLSWFTAGSNVVPSVTLNFGFIPHMYLSRPCRLYPEVDPQLNPQHVPHMLKKCPDPIPDPKAVQYVRNDRGTPMKRDNNYYRNLLDNKGLMLVDPQSAVDKRIRPYVKKMAKNQDYFSRAIAILSENNPHWHKGYEHDPINFILESHEKETSFEERFLSTSMSSLDIRAAKTDSNGKSPTE, encoded by the exons atgGCGCATCCACATCATTCATTGTTTCCTGATCTTCTTCAGTTACCAGGCATCGGAG AGGAGAAGCAGGATAATAATCCTGGCCTTGTTAAGGATTATTACAGAGACACATGCCCACAAGCTCAAGATATTTATTTTCCTTACTGT GTGCTCACAGCGTGGAAAGAACACATTGTATTAAGTTGGTTCACCGCCGGCTCTAATGTTGTTCCAA gtgTCACATTAAACTTTGGCTTTATACCACATATGTATTTGAGCCGCCCCTGCCGTTTATATCCCGAAGTGGaccctcaactcaaccctcaacaTGTACCCCACATGCTCAAGAAATGTCCAGACCCAATCCCTGATCCCAAGGCCGTGCAGTATGTGAGAAACGACAGAGGCACACCCATGAAGCGAGACAACAACTACTACAGGAACTTATTGGACAACAAGGGATTGATGTTGGTGGACCCCCAATCAGCTGTGGACAAAAGGATCAGGCCCTATGTAAAGAAAATGGCAAAGAACCAAGACTACTTTTCAAGAGCCATCGCTATTCTTTCTGAGAACAACCCTCACTGGCACAAAGG GTACGAGCATGATCCCATCAACTTTATATTGGAGTCGCATGAAAAAGAAACATCCTTTGAGGAAAG ATTTTTATCTACATCAATGTCGTCATTGGACATCAGGGCTGCTAAAACTGATAGTAATGGAAAGAGTCCGACGGAGTGA